In Lysinibacillus sp. FSL M8-0337, the following proteins share a genomic window:
- a CDS encoding ankyrin repeat domain-containing protein has protein sequence MGRKRKTLPKNFEELIEVGDISALKEVFSQCELDARGGYSKSTALSFFKVPNDLVRWLVEQGADINARDSYGRTALHKQAMSWCGNIELLLELGAAIEALDYQNETPLFAAAGSFNPNAVYTLVGKGANLSAENKMKQTPLEKALETCRNIDIVNMAKVAEILLNAGATVTQDMQNAIKRIGNDFEFHRDNFNKEYLNQTDEALYRLYQLFAVPPVGKRKTHDGSSPITVSTKGWQAQHNELWSLLIPSQGHAKTVQGEVIRITGKVAYEILDNGGINWDNQYRKMLHSLSHYFRMGTPFNPATLQEAETLVKKLHNGNGNDEPARLCELAVHWVLSNPNPMTLEQPDYKR, from the coding sequence ATGGGCAGGAAGCGAAAAACCTTACCGAAAAATTTCGAGGAACTCATTGAAGTAGGCGATATATCAGCATTAAAAGAGGTATTTTCACAATGTGAATTAGATGCCCGTGGTGGTTACAGTAAATCAACAGCTTTGAGTTTTTTTAAAGTACCGAATGATTTGGTTCGCTGGCTTGTGGAGCAGGGGGCTGATATTAATGCGCGTGATAGTTACGGAAGAACGGCTCTACATAAACAGGCAATGAGTTGGTGCGGAAATATAGAATTGCTGCTTGAGTTGGGTGCAGCGATAGAAGCACTGGATTATCAAAATGAGACACCTTTATTTGCAGCGGCAGGGTCATTTAATCCAAATGCAGTTTACACATTAGTTGGCAAAGGCGCAAATCTTAGTGCAGAAAACAAGATGAAGCAAACACCCTTAGAAAAAGCTTTGGAAACGTGTCGAAACATAGATATCGTCAATATGGCAAAGGTTGCTGAAATTTTGCTAAACGCTGGAGCAACTGTAACGCAGGATATGCAAAACGCTATTAAGCGAATTGGCAACGATTTTGAATTTCACCGAGATAACTTTAATAAGGAATATTTGAATCAAACGGATGAGGCTCTTTACCGTCTATATCAGCTATTTGCTGTTCCCCCAGTCGGAAAACGAAAAACGCATGATGGCAGCTCTCCAATAACGGTATCCACAAAAGGTTGGCAGGCGCAGCATAATGAACTATGGAGTTTACTTATTCCTTCACAAGGTCATGCGAAAACCGTACAGGGTGAGGTGATTCGTATTACTGGTAAAGTAGCTTATGAAATTTTAGATAACGGCGGTATCAACTGGGATAATCAATATCGTAAGATGCTCCATAGTTTGAGCCATTATTTTCGTATGGGCACACCATTCAACCCTGCTACCTTGCAGGAGGCTGAAACATTAGTGAAAAAACTTCATAACGGCAATGGTAATGATGAACCTGCAAGACTGTGCGAACTAGCTGTGCATTGGGTACTTAGCAATCCGAATCCAATGACATTGGAACAGCCAGATTATAAGCGATAA
- a CDS encoding YfmQ family protein: protein MTWGLVMTIVIGSIVKLVMSPPSIVVGWTVSKFELHKKLDAKDVTVTYNGKKLEEEEKSRFTNYFNEASFLKKHYIFPGNEKLFLEPESNVTPFVINLKKGKKDIHFFVFNYDNHVDIVKKYKENIVSYSVSSDCLQNFSTSKGLV from the coding sequence ATGACATGGGGTTTAGTTATGACAATAGTGATTGGATCTATTGTTAAATTGGTAATGAGTCCTCCAAGCATCGTTGTAGGATGGACTGTCAGTAAATTTGAACTGCACAAAAAACTGGATGCAAAAGATGTTACCGTAACCTATAACGGAAAGAAATTAGAAGAAGAAGAAAAAAGTAGATTTACTAACTATTTTAATGAAGCTTCATTTTTAAAAAAGCATTATATTTTCCCAGGTAATGAAAAGTTATTTTTAGAACCTGAATCAAATGTCACACCATTTGTTATCAATTTGAAAAAAGGCAAAAAGGATATACATTTCTTTGTTTTTAATTATGATAATCACGTTGATATCGTGAAGAAATACAAGGAAAATATCGTTTCATACAGTGTAAGTTCTGATTGTTTACAAAACTTTTCAACGTCCAAAGGTTTAGTATAA
- a CDS encoding DUF4274 domain-containing protein translates to MEEQSFVEELLYEESQNKLCEKIAHINSPEILHAIVNGYNWDDGPEPMLSVFHNPATPEITLLDMYDLLDGDYWMDKRDSHDLLNTEEEKRFTELAVALYKRLEQCRH, encoded by the coding sequence ATGGAAGAGCAAAGCTTTGTTGAGGAGCTGTTGTATGAAGAGTCACAGAACAAACTATGCGAGAAGATAGCACACATTAATTCGCCAGAAATATTACACGCCATTGTGAACGGATATAACTGGGATGATGGTCCGGAACCGATGCTGTCCGTTTTTCATAATCCAGCAACGCCTGAAATTACACTTCTTGATATGTATGATTTGTTAGATGGGGATTACTGGATGGACAAGAGGGATTCACATGATTTACTAAACACAGAAGAGGAGAAGCGCTTTACGGAGCTTGCTGTTGCACTGTATAAAAGATTAGAGCAGTGCCGTCACTAA
- a CDS encoding phosphoglycerate mutase, with product MDEIDILNKEAIKTDLALIKSCLRLINQTVTLSKRRGETFNASENEEIHMLISKIDRDLHKIKVNIQYETKHTN from the coding sequence ATGGATGAAATAGACATTTTAAATAAAGAAGCAATCAAAACAGATTTAGCGTTAATTAAATCTTGTTTGCGGTTAATCAATCAAACAGTCACGTTAAGCAAACGAAGAGGAGAAACGTTTAACGCTTCAGAAAATGAAGAAATACATATGTTAATTTCAAAAATTGATAGGGACTTGCACAAAATCAAAGTAAACATCCAGTATGAAACGAAACATACGAACTGA
- a CDS encoding helix-turn-helix domain-containing protein yields the protein MQKIYNIGVEATLEVIGGKWKPIILCHLNHHGKIRTNEFRRLIPKISQKMLTSQLRELEQAGLINRMVFNQVPPKVEYSLTPYGEEMEPILNMLCTWGEKHVEVLQNKGEDVVLKQRDEDIAMQHTS from the coding sequence ATGCAAAAAATTTATAATATTGGTGTTGAAGCAACGCTTGAAGTGATAGGTGGAAAATGGAAACCAATCATTCTATGTCATTTAAACCACCATGGTAAAATTCGCACAAATGAATTTCGACGATTGATTCCAAAAATTTCGCAAAAAATGCTTACTAGTCAATTAAGAGAACTAGAGCAAGCTGGATTAATTAATCGCATGGTCTTCAATCAAGTTCCGCCGAAAGTTGAATATTCCTTAACGCCTTATGGAGAAGAAATGGAACCTATTTTGAATATGCTTTGCACATGGGGCGAAAAGCATGTTGAAGTATTACAAAATAAAGGTGAAGACGTCGTTTTAAAACAGCGTGATGAAGATATCGCGATGCAGCATACATCGTAA
- a CDS encoding aldo/keto reductase yields MIQHLQDTITLNNGLQMPGMGLGVFQVENDATAEMVKNAIEVGYRSIDTAAIYGNEVGVGEGINLALASTNLRREDLFITSKVWNDGLSYDDTIAAYEESLQKLGLEYLDLYLIHWPGKDKYAESWRALEDLYEQGKIKAIGVCNFTIAHLENLLSFARIKPVVNQVEFHPHLQQVELRTFCDKHQIHLEAWAPLMQGGLLEDDTIAQIATKYGKSIAQVILRWDVQNGVITIPKSVRRERMLQNADIFDFHLTDEEMAIINLMNLEQRVGPNPDEFDFAL; encoded by the coding sequence ATGATTCAACATTTACAAGATACAATCACATTAAATAACGGTTTACAAATGCCTGGAATGGGGTTAGGTGTTTTTCAAGTAGAAAATGATGCTACTGCTGAGATGGTGAAAAACGCCATAGAGGTTGGCTATCGAAGTATTGATACTGCTGCTATTTACGGCAATGAAGTGGGCGTAGGTGAAGGTATTAACTTAGCGCTTGCATCTACTAACTTGCGTCGTGAAGACTTATTTATTACATCAAAAGTATGGAATGACGGATTAAGCTATGACGATACCATTGCGGCATATGAAGAAAGCCTACAAAAACTAGGATTAGAATATTTAGATCTTTACCTTATTCATTGGCCAGGTAAAGACAAGTATGCAGAAAGTTGGAGAGCACTTGAAGATTTATATGAACAAGGCAAAATCAAAGCAATTGGCGTATGTAATTTCACAATAGCGCACTTAGAAAACCTATTATCATTTGCTCGTATCAAACCTGTTGTCAATCAGGTAGAATTTCACCCACATTTACAGCAAGTGGAGCTTCGCACATTTTGTGATAAGCACCAAATTCACCTAGAAGCATGGGCACCATTAATGCAAGGTGGACTGCTTGAAGATGACACGATTGCACAAATTGCAACTAAATATGGAAAATCTATTGCTCAAGTTATTTTACGTTGGGATGTGCAAAATGGTGTTATTACAATTCCAAAATCTGTACGTAGAGAACGCATGCTGCAAAATGCTGATATTTTTGACTTTCATTTAACAGACGAAGAAATGGCTATTATCAATTTGATGAACCTTGAACAACGTGTTGGACCAAACCCAGATGAATTCGACTTTGCACTATAA
- a CDS encoding DNA methyltransferase, with protein sequence MLTENIRSAKRGKNERNGIHNWHPYYASYSEYFVEDMLDYLGANESSIVLDPWMGSGTTALVCQKRGIKSFGIDINPVMVIFSKAKTRNLIELNLDSIGNAIKETASHVKLAEDEFLNNEDTLEFVSDKHLNVLNKIQLAIDDVCKHHSDISDAPLSDTIRAFYFAVLFRCLRYVGKFKIGKNPTWLVNEIRKARTDEVDTYHLFYHYVKAMIKDLETYYTNILNCDYSYPSLYEGDSKKMIFSDCTADNIITSPPYLTRIDYAVSTKPELLFLGYKQDTDFDRVRRATMGAPVIADKNIDINEKWGSCICSFLKQVKEHHAKASQSYYLPIFLQYFRDAFESLYEIKRVLKPNGKACLVVQSSYYKDVEAKLGEMYVEMAQSLNLEAQIIKRDVVKHHLANVNTKSSKYVKNKIYYEDAVLIRKKGKN encoded by the coding sequence ATGTTAACAGAAAATATAAGGTCAGCTAAAAGAGGAAAAAATGAACGGAATGGTATTCACAATTGGCATCCCTATTATGCTAGTTACTCTGAATACTTTGTGGAGGATATGCTAGATTATTTAGGAGCTAATGAGAGCTCGATTGTACTCGATCCTTGGATGGGTAGTGGGACAACGGCTTTAGTGTGCCAAAAGAGAGGAATCAAATCTTTTGGTATAGATATCAACCCAGTGATGGTCATTTTTTCGAAAGCTAAAACTAGAAATTTAATTGAATTGAATTTGGATAGTATCGGAAATGCTATTAAGGAAACTGCTAGTCATGTGAAACTTGCAGAAGATGAATTTTTAAATAATGAAGACACATTAGAATTTGTAAGTGATAAACATCTAAATGTGTTAAATAAAATTCAACTAGCTATCGACGATGTTTGTAAGCATCACAGCGATATTTCGGATGCCCCATTATCAGATACAATACGAGCTTTTTACTTTGCAGTTCTATTTAGATGTTTAAGGTACGTAGGGAAATTCAAGATAGGTAAAAATCCAACATGGTTAGTGAATGAAATACGTAAAGCGAGAACTGACGAAGTAGATACATATCATTTATTTTATCATTATGTAAAGGCCATGATAAAAGACTTAGAAACATACTATACGAATATTTTAAATTGTGACTATTCCTATCCCTCTTTGTATGAAGGGGATAGTAAAAAAATGATTTTTTCTGATTGTACCGCAGATAATATCATTACTTCTCCTCCGTATTTAACACGCATTGATTACGCTGTTTCTACAAAGCCAGAACTATTGTTTTTAGGCTATAAACAAGATACGGATTTTGATAGAGTGAGAAGAGCAACTATGGGAGCTCCTGTTATTGCTGATAAAAATATAGACATAAACGAAAAATGGGGTAGTTGTATTTGTTCCTTTTTAAAACAGGTGAAAGAACATCATGCAAAAGCCTCCCAAAGTTATTACCTACCTATATTTCTACAGTATTTTAGAGATGCATTTGAGTCATTATATGAAATCAAACGAGTGTTAAAACCAAATGGAAAAGCTTGTCTTGTGGTGCAATCTTCTTATTATAAAGATGTAGAAGCTAAACTAGGAGAAATGTATGTGGAAATGGCTCAATCCCTTAATTTAGAAGCACAAATTATTAAACGAGATGTTGTGAAACATCATTTAGCCAATGTTAATACGAAATCTTCGAAATATGTGAAAAATAAAATTTACTATGAGGATGCTGTTCTTATAAGAAAGAAGGGGAAAAATTGA
- a CDS encoding ankyrin repeat domain-containing protein, whose protein sequence is MHWKEVSKADNLPLVHKAAMELDVNERDERGRTPLMLFLTNRMPVQAIEILIEHGAELEAQDKLGETPLKKAVKFKQVDAILMLIEAGAELDSPLGILATAWNAARTDKKLADFSTCNKRSGSPFVDNGRAKLC, encoded by the coding sequence TTGCATTGGAAGGAAGTGAGCAAGGCAGATAATCTGCCACTTGTCCACAAGGCAGCGATGGAACTGGATGTGAATGAACGGGACGAGCGGGGGAGGACACCGCTGATGCTTTTTTTAACTAATCGTATGCCTGTACAAGCGATTGAAATATTAATTGAGCACGGAGCAGAACTTGAAGCACAAGATAAACTGGGTGAAACGCCACTTAAAAAAGCTGTAAAGTTCAAGCAAGTGGATGCTATATTGATGCTGATTGAAGCGGGAGCCGAACTGGATTCGCCACTGGGTATTTTAGCGACGGCTTGGAATGCAGCTCGTACAGATAAAAAGCTTGCTGATTTTTCTACTTGCAACAAAAGGAGCGGTTCGCCTTTCGTTGACAATGGAAGAGCAAAGCTTTGTTGA
- a CDS encoding nuclease-related domain-containing protein, whose amino-acid sequence MFGYKEPDLTTYLKNRKNIIVENYKVTLLSKILPKVIIFYVIAWLYKGFNTRAGLNETASEVMLRISIELIMPTILLFILAALILWLFRIRTYKQEMKKVEQLESILQILKEKYFPFTSWNDVQANKGFINPTIFPLQPQLVNVPNNEQPEYIKQQINELDGLKLYSDNATKVFETIKSLDFGYPTYVSLILDSFIQKGTIDIELLTNQQMLIRAYNDEWAKAYHTYEKNEGIASAGNRGEERVENELKMLSEYCSYLSNVRIEVDGQSVETDNIIFSPNGIFILEVKNFSESGSYSLKIAKDGQWQRVYANSVQPMKDVTAQNNRHIFLKERLIREQWTLLYGEAAPKIQLRTLIVIANDKVMIENESDIQVIRISQIYHQIQKFNDNLSQDTLNKVKSIIQSNRLPPKVYPIENYNHQLRDARKMINLVEGYGADIFHLIHEYKNEASKGTKK is encoded by the coding sequence ATGTTTGGATATAAAGAACCAGACCTTACAACTTATTTGAAGAATCGGAAAAATATAATCGTAGAAAATTACAAGGTAACTTTGTTATCAAAAATTTTACCTAAAGTGATTATTTTTTACGTAATTGCGTGGCTTTATAAAGGATTTAATACAAGAGCAGGTCTGAATGAGACTGCTAGTGAAGTGATGTTAAGAATATCAATAGAACTGATTATGCCAACGATTTTGTTATTTATATTAGCTGCTCTTATTCTTTGGTTATTTAGAATAAGGACATATAAGCAAGAAATGAAAAAGGTAGAGCAGTTAGAGTCGATCCTTCAAATCTTAAAAGAAAAATATTTTCCGTTCACTTCTTGGAATGATGTGCAGGCAAACAAAGGTTTCATAAACCCGACTATTTTTCCTCTCCAACCTCAACTGGTAAATGTTCCGAATAATGAACAACCCGAATACATAAAACAACAAATAAATGAATTAGATGGCTTAAAGTTATATAGTGATAATGCCACGAAGGTTTTTGAAACGATTAAAAGTCTCGATTTTGGCTATCCGACTTATGTCTCTTTAATACTTGACTCATTCATTCAAAAGGGAACAATTGATATTGAATTACTTACTAATCAACAAATGCTGATTAGAGCATACAATGATGAATGGGCAAAGGCGTATCATACATATGAAAAAAATGAGGGGATTGCTAGTGCTGGTAATCGAGGCGAAGAGCGTGTAGAAAATGAGTTAAAGATGCTTTCTGAATATTGTTCATACTTATCAAATGTTCGGATAGAAGTAGATGGACAATCGGTAGAAACGGATAATATAATTTTTTCACCAAATGGTATCTTTATATTAGAGGTTAAAAACTTCTCTGAGAGTGGTTCATACAGCTTAAAAATTGCAAAGGATGGACAATGGCAACGAGTATATGCTAATAGTGTTCAACCGATGAAGGATGTCACAGCACAAAACAACCGCCATATTTTCTTAAAAGAACGACTGATCCGAGAACAATGGACATTACTTTATGGAGAAGCTGCTCCAAAAATTCAACTTCGTACCTTAATTGTCATTGCCAATGATAAAGTTATGATAGAAAATGAATCAGATATCCAAGTTATTCGAATATCACAAATTTATCACCAAATTCAAAAATTTAATGATAATCTATCTCAAGATACTTTAAACAAAGTGAAAAGCATTATACAATCCAATCGTCTTCCGCCAAAGGTCTATCCAATTGAAAATTATAACCATCAATTGCGTGACGCCCGAAAAATGATTAATCTTGTAGAAGGCTATGGGGCAGACATATTCCATTTGATTCATGAATACAAAAATGAGGCAAGTAAAGGTACAAAAAAATAA
- a CDS encoding MFS transporter, with the protein MSHLKKPNAKLTLLALAISAFGIGSTEFISVGLLPLIKDDFDISLSTAGLTVSIYAIGVTIGAPLLTALTSSLRRKTVLLLVMVIFIIGNLIAALAPIFSILIIGRIISALAHGVFMSIASVIAADVVEPHKRASAIAFMFTGLTLATVTGVPLGTFIGQVMDWRMSFLFIVVIGVLGLISNAMLVPNHLSKGNPISLRDIGQVLGNIRMLLILFITAIGYGGAFVAYTYISPILEQYMGYSPYAVVVILAVYGICVAIGNTLGGHFANRNPLRSIFIIFLGLAFALLGINFTLNSPIIGLMMVLLMGLFMFMNVPGLQLYAVILSEKYVPTAISMASALNISAFNIGIFLGSYIGGFIIRHQSLAYTPLYGFFMVLLAAIVTLLWILFDRKRK; encoded by the coding sequence ATGTCACATTTAAAAAAGCCAAATGCTAAATTAACTTTGTTAGCACTTGCAATTAGTGCTTTTGGTATAGGGTCCACTGAATTTATCAGTGTAGGGCTACTACCATTAATAAAAGATGATTTTGATATATCGTTAAGCACAGCCGGATTAACTGTTTCGATATATGCAATAGGTGTAACTATTGGTGCGCCATTACTAACAGCCTTAACATCTAGCCTTCGTCGCAAAACGGTTTTATTGCTTGTAATGGTCATTTTTATAATTGGTAATTTAATAGCAGCGTTAGCACCTATTTTCTCTATTTTAATTATTGGACGTATTATTTCAGCGTTAGCACACGGTGTTTTTATGTCCATCGCTTCTGTTATTGCGGCAGATGTAGTTGAACCACATAAACGAGCAAGTGCCATCGCTTTTATGTTTACAGGTTTAACATTAGCGACTGTAACAGGGGTTCCACTTGGTACCTTTATTGGTCAAGTAATGGACTGGCGCATGTCTTTTCTCTTTATTGTGGTAATTGGTGTCTTAGGTTTAATTAGTAACGCAATGTTAGTACCTAATCATTTATCAAAAGGCAATCCAATCTCTTTGCGTGATATCGGCCAAGTACTAGGTAATATTCGCATGTTACTCATACTTTTCATTACTGCAATTGGCTATGGTGGTGCCTTTGTTGCTTACACCTATATTTCACCTATTTTAGAGCAATACATGGGGTATTCACCCTATGCTGTTGTTGTAATTTTAGCTGTTTATGGTATATGTGTTGCAATTGGTAATACATTAGGAGGCCACTTTGCTAATCGAAATCCACTTCGTTCAATCTTTATCATTTTTCTTGGACTTGCCTTTGCATTACTTGGCATTAACTTTACATTGAACTCACCAATTATCGGTTTAATGATGGTACTGTTAATGGGACTATTTATGTTCATGAATGTCCCAGGGTTGCAACTATATGCAGTGATTTTGTCTGAAAAATATGTACCAACAGCTATTTCGATGGCTTCCGCATTGAATATTTCTGCTTTTAACATTGGTATATTTCTAGGATCTTATATTGGGGGCTTTATTATTCGCCATCAATCGTTAGCATATACACCGCTTTATGGATTTTTCATGGTTCTGCTTGCAGCAATTGTTACACTATTATGGATACTTTTCGATAGAAAGAGAAAATAG
- a CDS encoding SMI1/KNR4 family protein — translation MEQKLINQLNEWHEVDEHQRIVDTLLAIPEEERDDELISILARAYNNLGLYEEALNHFSKISEAGKQDALWHYRVGFAFYYLNRYEEAAQAFSISDQLDSGDRSTEYFLRQSTLKAKKQKSEALRLAQKKAYSERGGSVEKRIPFSNMSLSSFWEDSEYARTSYQSEPPSDELIASIEKELGYKLPASYIYLMKQHNGGVPRNTCFPTEMATSWAEDHIAITGIMGIGREKSYSLCGDLGSPFMIEEWGYPDIGVVICDCPSAGHDVVMLDYRACGRDGEPEVIHVDQEDDYEITFLADNFEAFIKGLVNEEQYDTSEEDKEEALAKVANGKFSPLLEELCSRVTEVEQVEQKIRSICTLIVEEKGHFSFHADPLSYTMYDVQFWLYTKSYPETSYDQYIEAYQNIIAFGSEFGLGGYAPSFITDWLDHRLNEGLIIQEHGIIRSSNVFAKKVINKLHAY, via the coding sequence ATGGAACAAAAGCTTATAAATCAATTGAACGAGTGGCATGAAGTAGATGAGCATCAGCGAATTGTCGATACACTTTTAGCGATTCCTGAAGAAGAACGAGACGATGAATTGATTAGCATTTTGGCTAGAGCCTATAACAATTTGGGTCTCTACGAAGAAGCGCTCAATCATTTTAGTAAAATTTCTGAGGCAGGTAAACAAGATGCGCTATGGCATTATCGGGTAGGCTTTGCTTTCTATTATTTAAACCGCTATGAGGAAGCAGCTCAAGCTTTCAGCATATCTGACCAATTAGATTCCGGAGATCGCAGCACCGAGTATTTTTTAAGACAGAGTACCCTTAAAGCTAAGAAGCAAAAAAGTGAAGCACTTCGGCTTGCCCAGAAGAAGGCTTACTCCGAGCGTGGCGGTTCCGTAGAAAAGAGGATTCCTTTTTCAAATATGTCTCTAAGTTCATTTTGGGAAGATAGCGAGTATGCAAGAACATCCTATCAATCTGAACCACCGTCAGATGAACTAATTGCCTCTATAGAGAAAGAACTTGGTTATAAACTCCCCGCTTCGTATATTTATTTAATGAAGCAACACAATGGCGGAGTACCGAGGAATACTTGCTTTCCAACAGAGATGGCAACTTCCTGGGCGGAAGATCATATTGCCATTACAGGTATTATGGGTATTGGACGTGAGAAAAGCTATTCCCTATGCGGAGATTTGGGTAGTCCGTTTATGATAGAGGAATGGGGATATCCAGACATTGGAGTAGTTATTTGTGATTGTCCTTCAGCCGGGCATGATGTCGTGATGTTAGACTATCGAGCATGTGGTCGAGATGGTGAACCTGAAGTGATTCATGTCGATCAAGAAGATGATTATGAGATTACGTTCCTTGCCGATAATTTTGAAGCGTTTATTAAAGGCTTAGTGAATGAAGAACAATATGATACTTCTGAAGAAGACAAAGAAGAAGCCCTGGCTAAAGTAGCAAACGGGAAGTTTTCCCCTCTGCTGGAGGAGCTGTGCTCTCGTGTAACAGAGGTGGAACAAGTGGAACAGAAAATCCGTAGCATATGTACACTGATTGTCGAAGAGAAAGGCCATTTTAGTTTTCATGCAGATCCATTATCCTATACCATGTATGATGTGCAATTTTGGTTATATACGAAGTCGTATCCTGAAACTAGTTACGACCAATATATAGAAGCTTATCAAAACATCATCGCATTTGGCAGTGAGTTCGGTCTAGGTGGGTATGCGCCTTCCTTTATTACAGATTGGCTCGATCATCGCCTCAACGAAGGGCTGATTATACAAGAACATGGAATTATTCGCTCTAGCAATGTGTTTGCAAAGAAAGTCATCAATAAATTACATGCTTACTAA
- a CDS encoding HsmA family protein — protein sequence MLIVATIFITAALIFYSVGVWSEKFQKTLKLWHVIIFWIGFICDTLGTTLMEKMATEGFLFSFHGVTGLLAIVLMLFHAIWASVVLVKNDSKMKHKFHKLSMVVWFIWLIPYISGMIFGMINKF from the coding sequence ATGCTAATAGTGGCTACAATATTTATTACAGCAGCATTAATTTTTTATTCAGTAGGCGTTTGGTCAGAAAAATTTCAAAAAACATTAAAATTGTGGCATGTGATCATTTTTTGGATAGGCTTCATATGCGATACGCTTGGAACGACCTTGATGGAAAAAATGGCTACAGAAGGATTTTTATTTAGTTTTCATGGTGTAACAGGTTTATTAGCTATTGTCTTAATGTTATTTCATGCCATTTGGGCTTCCGTTGTATTGGTGAAAAATGACTCGAAAATGAAGCATAAGTTTCATAAGTTAAGCATGGTCGTATGGTTTATCTGGTTGATTCCTTATATATCCGGAATGATATTTGGGATGATTAATAAATTTTAG
- a CDS encoding DUF4303 domain-containing protein produces MSYDVHIGKLISGRRELEGKGSYLLCTANQTIQEITTFGSEDGIFISTRDLENALYDFCQSAIANYIEEGGNKDVYTFSLYTDSYNGSYIVYINNRDSLEQTVAQYYAQYQESYLRTGSKFYNQTLEQIYSSCKFSEGDYPFMYDELPNGLETYLEMFTCISQETPEYLSNEENYIFEKTIIDSELFLIAIQVIHRLQNDLKQLNRTKDFIAYVSAADGVGGDYLTLSQLIRKTVPEDQLYQSMPDLMKKDMEFRSAVEAIQQRPLVEQVKHWVDVIERGEFGKGSMRSFWRTDYEAYEQLVELGGHAIPHIQEHLNSELKDETRRILMVVLEDMEKQGARL; encoded by the coding sequence ATGAGTTATGATGTTCATATCGGGAAGTTAATTAGTGGGAGAAGAGAATTAGAAGGTAAGGGAAGTTATCTACTTTGTACGGCCAATCAAACGATTCAAGAAATAACGACATTTGGTTCCGAAGATGGGATATTCATTAGTACACGTGATTTGGAGAATGCCCTTTACGACTTCTGCCAATCTGCCATTGCTAACTATATAGAAGAAGGAGGAAATAAAGATGTGTATACTTTCTCGCTCTATACGGATAGCTATAATGGAAGCTATATAGTGTACATTAATAATCGGGATTCTTTAGAGCAAACGGTTGCTCAATACTACGCCCAATATCAAGAAAGTTACTTAAGAACTGGTAGCAAGTTTTACAATCAAACCCTAGAGCAAATCTATAGTTCCTGTAAATTTAGTGAAGGCGATTATCCCTTTATGTACGACGAGTTGCCGAATGGCCTTGAAACCTATCTTGAAATGTTCACCTGTATTAGCCAAGAAACACCCGAGTATTTAAGCAATGAGGAAAACTACATATTTGAAAAGACCATTATAGATTCAGAACTCTTTTTAATTGCCATCCAAGTTATTCATCGATTGCAAAACGACCTAAAGCAATTGAATCGTACCAAGGACTTTATTGCTTACGTGTCAGCCGCGGATGGCGTTGGTGGTGACTATTTGACATTAAGTCAGCTTATAAGAAAAACTGTACCCGAAGATCAATTGTATCAATCAATGCCTGACTTAATGAAGAAAGATATGGAATTCCGTTCTGCTGTCGAAGCTATACAGCAACGCCCCCTTGTTGAACAGGTAAAACATTGGGTAGATGTGATCGAAAGAGGAGAGTTTGGTAAAGGAAGCATGCGAAGCTTCTGGCGAACAGATTATGAGGCTTATGAACAACTAGTGGAACTTGGAGGTCACGCCATCCCACATATTCAGGAGCATCTGAACAGTGAACTTAAAGATGAGACTAGGCGCATTCTAATGGTGGTGTTAGAAGATATGGAAAAACAAGGTGCTCGCTTATAA